The following coding sequences are from one Ancylobacter sp. TS-1 window:
- the cyoD gene encoding cytochrome o ubiquinol oxidase subunit IV: MSNRIPADMPPSEIEDEGRERRSYVVGLVLALVLTTGAFAVVWLELLSGGAALAALGLLALIQAVVHLRYFLHIDLQRSHRDDLLLILFTVLILLIMVSGTIWILYDQHIRMMP; encoded by the coding sequence ATGAGCAACCGGATTCCCGCCGACATGCCGCCCAGCGAGATTGAGGATGAGGGCCGCGAGCGCCGCTCCTATGTGGTCGGCCTCGTCCTGGCGCTGGTGCTGACGACGGGCGCCTTCGCGGTGGTATGGCTGGAGCTTCTCAGCGGAGGTGCCGCGCTCGCCGCGCTGGGCCTGCTCGCCCTGATCCAGGCGGTGGTGCATCTGCGCTACTTCCTGCACATCGACCTCCAGCGCTCGCATCGGGACGACCTGCTGCTGATCCTGTTCACCGTGTTGATCCTGCTCATCATGGTGTCCGGCACCATCTGGATTCTCTACGACCAGCACATCCGCATGATGCCCTGA
- a CDS encoding cytochrome c oxidase subunit 3 encodes MSLSERLHPGVNLAGTDPESHVAAEEVLFGFWIFLMSDLVLFAVLFATYAAMSVQGIAEGPRPAEVFDLTAAFLETLLLLFSSFAFGFAMLEMKYRENRRGVLVWLLLTGVLGAAFVGMELHDYYVMITEHAAPPQASGFLSAYYLLTGTHALHVSSGLVWMAIMAVQIAVLGFSTPVKLRLMRLALFWHMLDVVWIGIFTFVYLFGVAS; translated from the coding sequence ATGAGCCTGTCAGAACGCCTTCACCCCGGCGTCAACCTCGCCGGCACCGATCCCGAAAGCCATGTGGCGGCCGAAGAAGTTCTTTTCGGCTTCTGGATCTTCCTGATGAGCGATCTGGTGCTGTTCGCAGTGCTGTTCGCGACCTATGCGGCGATGAGCGTGCAGGGCATCGCCGAAGGCCCCCGGCCGGCGGAGGTCTTCGACCTAACCGCCGCCTTCCTGGAGACGCTGCTGCTGCTGTTCTCCAGCTTCGCCTTCGGCTTCGCCATGCTGGAGATGAAATATCGCGAAAACCGGCGCGGCGTACTGGTGTGGCTCCTCCTCACCGGCGTACTCGGTGCGGCTTTCGTCGGCATGGAGCTGCACGACTACTATGTGATGATCACGGAACACGCGGCGCCGCCGCAGGCCAGCGGTTTCCTCTCCGCCTATTACCTGCTCACCGGTACCCACGCCCTGCACGTGTCGTCGGGGCTGGTGTGGATGGCGATCATGGCGGTGCAGATTGCGGTCCTCGGCTTCAGCACGCCGGTGAAGCTGCGGCTGATGCGGCTCGCACTGTTCTGGCACATGCTCGACGTGGTCTGGATCGGCATCTTCACCTTCGTCTACCTGTTCGGGGTCGCGTCATGA